In the Calditrichota bacterium genome, one interval contains:
- the hemW gene encoding radical SAM family heme chaperone HemW, translated as MRNVTKNPGLYIHIPFCDTKCGYCDFYSITNHSSRDEFLQALLIEIRNHKDNDDFKQTTFDTIYLGGGTPSLLTENELEAIFQELNHHFNFSDNCEITLEANPGTITKQKFQFYKTIGVNRLSIGIQSFKDNELKFLGRIHDSVQAIKTVELAQQTDFDNFSIDLIFALPGQTLDDWIFSLKQGIALNSTHVSAYNLIFEEGTPFYNKLMRGQIVDKSEQDQEKFYAETMNIFEKTGFKQYEISSYAKSESYYSRHNYKYWDHTNYLSFGPSAHSYWDKKRWSNIRSLSRYIQNLKNGKSVVDFSEQLDRNTIIFEKIMLGLRTSKGINLSRFEKDFDEVFVEKYSSKVEKLINAGFAEIDQDYFRLTRKGIMICDEIIGEFAGASQTQQAQPKKKIK; from the coding sequence ATGAGAAATGTCACTAAAAATCCCGGTCTTTATATTCACATTCCTTTTTGCGATACGAAATGCGGCTATTGTGATTTTTATTCCATAACCAACCATTCTTCGCGCGATGAATTTTTACAAGCTCTCCTGATTGAAATCCGCAATCACAAAGATAACGATGATTTTAAACAAACTACTTTTGATACAATTTATCTGGGTGGAGGAACACCTTCACTTTTAACAGAAAATGAGCTGGAGGCAATTTTTCAGGAGCTGAACCATCATTTTAATTTTTCTGATAATTGTGAAATTACCCTTGAAGCAAATCCCGGGACTATAACAAAACAGAAATTCCAGTTTTATAAAACCATTGGTGTAAATCGCCTGAGCATCGGGATTCAAAGTTTTAAGGATAATGAATTAAAATTTCTAGGGCGTATTCATGATAGCGTCCAGGCAATTAAAACGGTTGAGCTGGCACAACAAACCGATTTTGATAATTTTAGTATCGATTTGATATTTGCACTACCAGGCCAAACACTCGATGACTGGATATTTAGCCTGAAACAGGGAATTGCTTTAAACAGCACTCATGTTTCTGCTTATAATTTAATTTTTGAAGAAGGCACGCCGTTTTACAATAAACTAATGCGCGGCCAAATTGTTGATAAATCTGAACAAGATCAGGAAAAATTTTACGCAGAAACAATGAACATCTTTGAAAAAACAGGATTTAAGCAATATGAAATTTCCAGTTATGCGAAGTCTGAAAGCTACTATTCCCGGCACAATTATAAATATTGGGACCACACAAACTATTTAAGTTTTGGACCATCGGCGCATTCTTATTGGGATAAAAAACGATGGAGTAATATCCGGTCTTTGTCAAGATATATTCAAAATTTAAAAAATGGAAAAAGTGTTGTAGATTTTAGTGAACAACTGGATAGGAATACCATAATTTTTGAAAAAATTATGCTTGGGTTGAGAACTTCAAAAGGCATAAACCTGTCCAGGTTTGAAAAAGATTTTGATGAAGTGTTCGTGGAGAAATATTCCTCCAAAGTTGAGAAATTGATAAACGCGGGGTTTGCTGAAATTGACCAGGATTATTTTAGATTGACCCGAAAGGGCATAATGATTTGTGATGAAATAATCGGTGAGTTTGCCGGGGCTTCGCAAACTCAACAAGCTCAGCCGAAGAAAAAAATTAAATAG
- a CDS encoding tetratricopeptide repeat protein, giving the protein MKRIITSLIIALAFTQVSFAQQLNPKEIKLAENLLRSGNYESALLIFRKHYKSGNNSTKVINGISNSLRELNNYQEWIRFLDEVLLKLPQSFNYRIDLGKAYYLNKQPDRALEIWHKVYEKDPPHLMRHRLTAQAMASFRLFDEAIEVYKRAMAKLANQDVVHLDIGTLYKLQLNYEMATEHYVAYFRKFKKQRNYVRSMLIGMAKDDDASDRIIQSLEILNNDNDPDLNELLTNLYIRKKDYPKALQIVLEIESKTKDDKFIYLNRFAREAEKDRAYIYVIEAYEFMLDNTKKIITASIEYKLARAYYANGKNLFKDQKFDEADDQIKKGLNILEQLFDKNTHEKYKAAEAIGDINKSHFSDFDGAYEYYSKVPLNKVGINDADRVRIKLADIYLLKNDLLRAQEVYAQVKSKKFLSFAAFNLAEIDYYTGQFSRAKNKYNSLISSIGMKDSLANNALDRTFDIDLFSSDSLTFSKYTQAVLLKRQQKYSEAAKQFAEIYNVNNMMSLKAGMLVVNLYNLLEKPLDAINLLEDIVKTYPDGQQTDRAYYLLATGYEKTSKFDKALSLYQEILIRFPTSFYSEQARANARTLNELLQEKSNQ; this is encoded by the coding sequence TTGAAAAGAATAATAACATCGCTAATTATAGCCCTGGCTTTCACTCAGGTTTCTTTTGCTCAACAGCTAAACCCAAAAGAAATAAAGTTGGCAGAAAACCTGCTCCGCTCCGGTAACTATGAATCGGCCTTACTTATTTTTAGAAAACATTATAAGTCTGGAAACAATTCCACCAAGGTTATAAATGGCATCAGCAATTCTTTACGGGAGTTGAATAATTACCAGGAATGGATCCGCTTTCTGGATGAAGTGCTGCTTAAATTACCACAAAGCTTTAATTATCGGATTGATCTTGGAAAAGCCTATTACCTGAATAAACAGCCTGATCGTGCCCTGGAAATTTGGCATAAAGTTTACGAAAAAGATCCTCCACATTTAATGCGCCACAGGTTAACGGCGCAGGCAATGGCCAGCTTCCGGCTATTTGATGAAGCAATCGAAGTGTATAAACGAGCCATGGCAAAATTGGCAAACCAGGATGTCGTTCATCTTGATATTGGCACTTTATACAAATTGCAGCTTAATTACGAAATGGCTACTGAACATTATGTCGCCTATTTCCGAAAATTTAAGAAACAACGCAACTATGTACGTTCTATGCTCATCGGCATGGCCAAAGATGATGATGCGTCTGACCGGATAATTCAGTCTTTAGAAATTTTAAATAATGATAATGACCCGGATTTAAATGAACTGCTAACAAATCTATATATCCGCAAAAAAGATTATCCAAAAGCGCTGCAAATTGTATTGGAAATTGAAAGCAAAACAAAAGATGACAAGTTTATTTATCTCAACCGTTTTGCCCGTGAGGCCGAAAAGGACAGGGCTTATATTTATGTAATTGAAGCGTATGAATTTATGCTGGATAACACCAAAAAAATAATTACAGCTTCTATCGAATATAAGTTGGCGCGTGCTTATTACGCTAATGGCAAAAACCTTTTTAAAGATCAAAAATTTGATGAAGCCGATGATCAGATCAAAAAAGGTTTAAATATTTTAGAACAATTGTTTGATAAAAATACTCATGAAAAATATAAAGCGGCGGAGGCCATTGGAGATATAAATAAAAGTCATTTCAGTGATTTTGATGGGGCTTATGAATATTATTCTAAAGTTCCATTAAATAAAGTAGGTATTAATGATGCTGATCGTGTTAGAATAAAATTGGCTGATATTTATCTTTTAAAAAATGATTTGCTCAGAGCGCAGGAAGTATATGCCCAGGTAAAAAGTAAGAAATTTCTTTCCTTTGCAGCATTTAATTTGGCAGAAATTGATTACTACACGGGGCAGTTTTCCAGAGCTAAAAATAAATATAATTCTTTAATTTCTTCAATTGGCATGAAAGATTCTTTGGCCAATAATGCTCTCGATCGTACTTTTGATATTGATCTGTTTTCCAGCGATAGTTTAACTTTTTCAAAATATACACAGGCTGTTTTGTTAAAGCGCCAGCAAAAATATTCTGAGGCAGCCAAACAGTTTGCGGAAATATATAATGTAAATAATATGATGAGTTTAAAGGCAGGCATGTTGGTAGTAAATTTGTATAACCTGCTCGAAAAACCATTGGACGCCATAAATCTGCTTGAGGATATTGTGAAAACTTATCCCGATGGCCAGCAAACGGATCGTGCCTATTATTTGCTTGCAACAGGCTACGAAAAAACGAGCAAGTTTGACAAAGCCCTTTCTTTATATCAGGAGATTTTAATTCGTTTTCCTACAAGTTTTTATAGCGAACAAGCGCGGGCAAATGCACGTACATTGAATGAGCTTTTACAGGAAAAATCGAATCAGTGA
- a CDS encoding asparagine synthetase B, producing the protein MKNIKIYIFTILLSTSLSAQYILVPMDLSQANHIKAYGIAYWVLKKNVNVEWLLNYRGGSFLFTSSESFKRELQLRGVTFEEPGAATINNIYAQIEENNMEKVLLEKAPKIAVYSPPGFQPWDDAVTLVMAYSEIEYDNIYDTEVLAGKLSDYDWLHLHHEDFTGQYGKFWSSFRNETWYLKQQIAAEELAQKLGFSKVSKEKGAVAREIRNYVDEGGFLFAMCSATDAMDIALAAANTDIVESVFDGDPVDPAYDTKLNFSNTFAFKDFTLIPNPAVYEYSDIDVPPSNMPRLRDPESDYFTLFEFSAKYDPVPTMLTQNHVGIVKGFMGQTTMFREEKLKGHVTIMGKIEESNEVKYIHGNSGKGTFTFYGGHDPEDYTHRVGDPPTDLNLHKNSPGYRLILNNVLFPAAKKKKLKT; encoded by the coding sequence ATGAAAAACATAAAAATCTATATTTTTACAATTCTTTTGTCAACATCGCTTTCTGCGCAATATATTTTAGTTCCGATGGATTTGTCTCAGGCAAACCACATTAAGGCATATGGGATTGCATATTGGGTTTTAAAGAAAAATGTAAATGTGGAATGGTTGCTTAATTATAGGGGCGGTTCATTTTTGTTTACGTCCAGCGAAAGCTTCAAAAGGGAACTTCAATTACGAGGCGTCACTTTTGAAGAACCGGGCGCTGCGACTATCAATAATATTTACGCCCAGATTGAAGAGAACAACATGGAAAAAGTTTTGCTGGAAAAAGCACCCAAAATTGCTGTTTATTCTCCACCGGGATTTCAACCATGGGACGACGCGGTAACTTTGGTTATGGCCTATTCAGAAATTGAATATGACAATATTTATGACACTGAAGTTTTAGCCGGAAAACTAAGCGACTATGATTGGCTTCATTTGCACCATGAAGATTTTACCGGACAATATGGAAAATTCTGGTCCAGTTTCCGCAATGAAACCTGGTATTTAAAACAACAAATCGCGGCGGAGGAGTTGGCGCAAAAGTTGGGATTCTCCAAAGTATCGAAAGAGAAAGGCGCAGTTGCCCGCGAAATTAGAAATTATGTGGATGAAGGCGGTTTTTTATTTGCGATGTGCTCGGCAACGGACGCCATGGATATTGCGCTCGCTGCAGCAAACACAGATATTGTAGAATCGGTTTTTGATGGTGATCCGGTTGACCCCGCTTACGATACAAAACTGAATTTTAGCAACACTTTCGCTTTTAAAGATTTCACCTTGATTCCAAATCCAGCGGTTTATGAGTATTCGGATATCGATGTTCCGCCTAGTAATATGCCGCGCCTGCGTGACCCTGAAAGTGATTATTTTACCCTGTTTGAATTCTCAGCAAAATATGATCCGGTGCCAACAATGTTAACTCAAAATCATGTTGGTATTGTGAAAGGTTTTATGGGGCAAACAACAATGTTCCGGGAGGAAAAGTTAAAAGGCCATGTAACCATTATGGGTAAGATTGAAGAAAGCAATGAGGTGAAATATATTCATGGAAACTCTGGCAAAGGTACTTTTACTTTTTATGGCGGGCATGATCCGGAAGATTATACACACAGGGTAGGCGATCCACCAACTGACTTAAACCTGCATAAAAATTCACCGGGTTATAGATTGATTTTGAATAATGTACTTTTCCCGGCAGCAAAAAAGAAAAAACTTAAAACATGA
- a CDS encoding YjbQ family protein encodes MIKFNIKTHSHTEMLDMTGQIQELVSQNNFKEGIVTVFIPHTTAGVTINEGADPDVQSDMLMELNKIVPFEDGYRHMEGNSAAHIKATLFGSSVQVITENGRLQLGTWQSIYFCEFDGPRNRQVWVRFK; translated from the coding sequence ATGATCAAATTTAATATTAAAACACATTCGCATACTGAAATGCTGGATATGACCGGCCAAATTCAGGAACTGGTTAGCCAGAATAATTTTAAAGAAGGCATTGTAACAGTTTTTATTCCGCATACAACCGCCGGTGTTACAATAAATGAAGGCGCCGATCCAGATGTCCAAAGCGATATGCTGATGGAACTAAATAAAATTGTTCCTTTTGAAGATGGCTACCGTCATATGGAAGGAAATTCAGCGGCACATATTAAAGCCACACTATTTGGTTCTTCTGTTCAAGTGATCACCGAAAATGGACGACTACAGTTGGGCACCTGGCAAAGTATATATTTTTGTGAGTTTGACGGGCCGCGAAACCGTCAAGTTTGGGTACGATTTAAATAA
- a CDS encoding DUF2520 domain-containing protein has protein sequence MSSKIKDKENKYLIIGAGNVGTSLFRALDAKFPGKVHLFGKQDYSHQNSDFISEENYTNYLNPKIVNSVKTIIICVQDDRIKEATRSILLYRLTYKNIFHTSGAKDASELEHLENRGAYVASIHPMQSFAQKYSDPKKWNDIILAFQGNEKCLLAAKEISELLKTKFIKLNDDQKVGLHVAGVMVSNYLVALLSVAENIIGQAGIDDISKNDILQPLINGVVENYKNAPADKILSGPIKRGDINVLRRHIQYLQIHKTKDSELYLTLAKVLLNNPKFHIPGRAKLEEILDKYGSLT, from the coding sequence ATGAGCTCTAAAATAAAAGATAAAGAAAATAAATATTTAATAATTGGTGCTGGAAATGTAGGAACATCGCTGTTCCGGGCTCTTGATGCTAAATTTCCCGGGAAAGTCCATCTTTTTGGCAAACAGGATTACAGCCATCAGAATAGCGATTTTATTAGTGAAGAAAACTACACGAATTATTTAAATCCCAAAATAGTAAATTCTGTTAAAACGATCATTATTTGTGTACAGGATGATCGGATCAAGGAAGCAACACGCTCAATTCTTCTTTACCGTCTCACCTACAAAAATATTTTTCACACAAGCGGAGCCAAGGATGCTTCAGAATTGGAACACCTTGAAAACCGCGGTGCATACGTAGCAAGCATTCATCCAATGCAGAGTTTTGCCCAAAAATATTCTGATCCTAAAAAATGGAACGACATTATTCTTGCTTTTCAGGGAAATGAAAAATGTCTTCTTGCAGCCAAGGAGATTTCTGAACTGCTGAAAACAAAATTTATAAAACTGAATGATGATCAGAAAGTTGGATTGCATGTAGCAGGTGTTATGGTTTCAAATTATTTGGTGGCATTATTAAGCGTAGCAGAAAATATTATTGGACAGGCCGGTATTGATGATATTTCTAAAAACGATATTCTTCAGCCCCTGATAAACGGTGTTGTTGAAAATTATAAAAATGCTCCTGCAGATAAGATTTTATCTGGCCCAATTAAACGCGGTGATATAAATGTACTACGCCGCCATATCCAATATTTGCAAATTCATAAAACAAAAGATTCCGAGTTGTACTTAACTCTTGCCAAGGTGTTGTTAAATAACCCAAAATTTCATATTCCGGGTCGGGCCAAATTGGAAGAAATTTTAGATAAGTATGGCTCATTGACCTGA
- a CDS encoding CoA-binding protein, giving the protein MYKNSEKEIRSILQNYKHIAVVGISQNAYRASNGVSLYMINSGYNIIPVNPNYDQVFDLKCYNLLSEIEGDVEIVNIFRRSEMVLPIVEEAIKIKAKAVWMQLGVINEEAASLALDAGLKVVMNSCIKIEHARYL; this is encoded by the coding sequence ATGTATAAAAATTCTGAAAAAGAGATCCGTTCTATCCTCCAAAACTACAAACACATTGCAGTTGTTGGTATCTCTCAAAATGCATATCGTGCCAGCAACGGTGTTTCCCTTTATATGATAAACAGTGGTTATAACATTATTCCGGTTAATCCAAATTATGACCAGGTTTTTGATTTGAAATGCTATAATTTACTTAGTGAGATTGAGGGAGACGTCGAGATTGTTAATATTTTTCGCCGTTCAGAAATGGTACTTCCAATAGTTGAGGAGGCTATTAAAATAAAAGCCAAGGCTGTTTGGATGCAGCTGGGTGTAATCAATGAGGAAGCGGCTAGTTTGGCATTAGATGCCGGACTCAAAGTAGTTATGAACAGTTGTATTAAAATTGAACATGCCAGGTATCTTTAA
- a CDS encoding YaiI/YqxD family protein yields MKIWVDADACPRVIKEILFRAAERTGIEMTLVANHPIPLPKKKNIDFILVKSGFDVADNEIVNRLAVGDLVITADIPLAAEVIEKGGLALNPRGELYSANSIKAKLSMRNFMDSLRSMGVETGGPAAINKNDRNTFANNLDKILR; encoded by the coding sequence ATGAAAATATGGGTAGATGCTGATGCTTGTCCACGCGTAATAAAAGAAATCTTGTTCCGTGCAGCTGAACGAACCGGGATAGAAATGACGCTGGTTGCAAACCATCCTATTCCCCTTCCAAAGAAAAAGAACATTGATTTCATTCTCGTAAAATCCGGATTTGATGTTGCCGATAATGAGATTGTTAATAGGCTGGCAGTTGGTGATTTGGTCATTACCGCAGATATTCCATTGGCAGCGGAAGTGATTGAAAAAGGTGGATTAGCACTCAATCCTCGTGGTGAACTTTATTCAGCAAATTCGATAAAAGCTAAACTTAGCATGCGTAATTTTATGGACAGTTTACGTTCGATGGGAGTTGAAACAGGAGGACCGGCAGCAATAAATAAAAACGACCGGAATACGTTTGCCAATAATCTGGACAAAATTTTGAGATAG
- a CDS encoding HD domain-containing protein encodes MNRNEALKILKEYTKSESLLKHAYAVEAAMRAYAEKYEEDVDHWGITGLLHDFDYEMFPENHPYKGNQILKEKKVDEDILTAIMGHATFSGVARDSLMAKSLFAVDELCGFITAVTLVRPTKALSEVKVKSVKKKMKDKRFAAKVNREEMLQGAEELGVDFDEHVMFVVNALSGIAAELDLNP; translated from the coding sequence ATGAATAGAAACGAAGCACTAAAAATTTTAAAAGAGTATACTAAAAGTGAAAGCCTGCTTAAACATGCATATGCCGTAGAAGCTGCCATGCGTGCTTATGCTGAGAAGTATGAAGAAGATGTTGACCATTGGGGAATTACCGGATTATTGCATGATTTTGATTATGAAATGTTTCCTGAAAACCATCCTTACAAAGGCAACCAAATCCTGAAAGAAAAAAAAGTCGATGAGGACATTTTAACTGCAATAATGGGTCATGCCACATTTTCCGGTGTTGCGCGGGATTCATTGATGGCAAAATCACTTTTTGCCGTGGATGAGCTTTGCGGATTTATCACAGCCGTAACTCTTGTAAGACCGACAAAAGCCCTCAGTGAGGTTAAGGTAAAATCTGTAAAGAAAAAGATGAAAGACAAAAGATTTGCCGCAAAAGTGAACCGTGAAGAAATGTTACAAGGCGCTGAAGAACTTGGTGTGGATTTTGACGAACATGTTATGTTTGTTGTGAATGCCTTGAGTGGAATAGCTGCAGAATTAGATCTTAATCCTTAA
- the fabG gene encoding 3-oxoacyl-ACP reductase FabG, with amino-acid sequence MLDFTGKTVLVTGGSRGIGAATVRAFASRGANVAFNYNKNYRAADLLKQECEKYGGKIFFMECDVSAYNEVELYLKKMAVKLDSVDILVNNAGIWSEANIDNFTVDLWRKTIQVNLDSVFYFTTLIARQMREKNISGSIINISSTAGQVGEKNYSHYAASKGGIISFTKSVAQELGPDGIRVNCIAPGWIETDMTEEYMKHNKKSVKKNMPLGFIPEPDDIANGILFLASDMARAITGEILNINGGSVLCG; translated from the coding sequence ATGTTGGATTTTACTGGAAAAACTGTACTTGTTACCGGAGGAAGTCGCGGAATTGGGGCAGCAACTGTGCGTGCTTTTGCCAGCCGTGGAGCTAATGTGGCCTTTAACTATAATAAAAATTATCGGGCTGCTGATTTGCTTAAACAGGAATGTGAAAAGTATGGCGGTAAAATATTTTTTATGGAATGTGATGTTAGCGCATATAATGAAGTAGAACTTTATTTAAAAAAAATGGCCGTTAAACTCGATTCGGTTGATATTCTGGTCAACAATGCCGGGATTTGGAGTGAGGCAAATATTGACAACTTTACAGTTGATCTTTGGCGCAAAACAATTCAGGTAAACTTAGACAGTGTATTTTATTTTACAACTCTCATAGCCCGCCAAATGCGTGAAAAAAATATAAGTGGATCAATCATAAATATTTCCTCAACGGCCGGCCAGGTTGGAGAAAAAAACTATTCCCATTATGCAGCATCAAAAGGTGGAATAATCAGTTTTACAAAATCTGTAGCACAAGAATTGGGCCCGGATGGTATTCGCGTAAACTGCATCGCACCGGGTTGGATTGAGACAGATATGACTGAAGAGTATATGAAGCACAATAAAAAAAGTGTTAAAAAAAACATGCCGCTTGGTTTTATCCCGGAACCGGATGACATTGCTAATGGCATTTTGTTTCTTGCTTCAGATATGGCGCGTGCGATAACAGGTGAAATATTAAATATTAATGGTGGCAGTGTCTTGTGCGGTTAA
- a CDS encoding ATP-dependent DNA helicase RecQ, producing the protein MTALQTLQKYFNYDSFRSGQTEVIEHTLSKKNSLVVMPTGSGKSLCFQVPALMQDGVTIVISPLIALMKDQVDQLVNLKIPATLINSSISQDEQAQRIRDIESGEYKIVYIAPERFYSQKFMEMISQVPISLFAIDEAHCISQWGHDFRPSYLRLNDVIKSLNNPPVIALTATATTRVQDDILDQLDLAKSKTFVSGFDRPNLKFIAVGLNEEKKKKELIRIVKSINGSGIIYVATKKAVAEISSFLSENGLPAAGYHGGMEKFQRNEAQNNWLRNSPKIIVATNAFGMGIDKPDVRFVIHYNTPGSMEAYYQEAGRAGRDGRVSYCLLFHSYRDRRIQEFLIENSFPPEQTIRDVYDFLLDLDRTEILLTYKEIAARTGTHEMQVGSAVKALEKQNILKRMTKSYVTFQADIIVSNERALSTTKRAPLQHKLINYFISKQDNVFELNETLAFLEITQEQFSGTMHNLENKSLILYQPPFRGRGIEITSKKVAWEKIGIDWPAYQKQMDLQYKKLDDIENYASSLSCRRTYILEYFGEKHSDNNCNGCDICLDWKSPEAGERGSDKTADPIKTIVHCVWEYDGKFGITTIANILKGNSEDRFSKRRIDESIYFGAIQSREIKDIIRMIYVAIKNKYIRKQGNDYPVLSVSNSGISFLRK; encoded by the coding sequence ATGACTGCACTGCAAACACTTCAAAAATATTTTAATTACGATTCGTTTCGTTCCGGACAAACAGAAGTAATTGAACACACTCTCAGCAAAAAGAATTCCCTGGTGGTTATGCCAACCGGGAGCGGAAAATCTTTGTGTTTCCAGGTTCCGGCGTTAATGCAGGATGGTGTGACCATTGTAATCTCCCCGCTTATTGCTTTAATGAAAGACCAGGTTGACCAGCTTGTAAATTTAAAAATACCGGCCACATTAATAAACAGCAGCATCAGCCAGGATGAACAGGCTCAACGCATCCGGGATATTGAAAGTGGTGAATACAAAATTGTTTACATCGCCCCGGAAAGATTTTATTCACAAAAATTTATGGAAATGATTAGCCAGGTGCCTATTTCCCTTTTTGCCATCGATGAGGCGCATTGTATTTCGCAATGGGGACACGATTTTCGCCCGTCCTATCTTAGGCTCAATGATGTTATAAAATCATTAAATAATCCTCCTGTAATTGCATTAACAGCAACAGCCACAACACGCGTACAAGATGATATTCTCGATCAACTCGATCTTGCAAAAAGTAAAACATTTGTCAGCGGATTTGACCGGCCAAACCTGAAGTTTATTGCTGTTGGTCTAAACGAGGAAAAAAAGAAAAAGGAATTGATCCGCATAGTAAAATCTATAAATGGATCCGGCATTATCTATGTAGCAACAAAAAAGGCGGTTGCTGAGATTAGCTCCTTTCTTTCAGAAAATGGGTTGCCTGCGGCAGGTTATCATGGCGGGATGGAAAAATTTCAACGCAATGAAGCTCAGAATAATTGGCTCAGAAACAGTCCTAAAATTATTGTTGCTACAAATGCTTTTGGAATGGGTATCGACAAACCTGATGTACGCTTTGTAATTCACTACAATACACCCGGCTCTATGGAAGCATATTACCAGGAAGCCGGGCGCGCAGGGCGAGATGGTCGTGTTTCATACTGCCTCTTGTTTCACAGCTACCGCGACAGGCGCATCCAGGAATTTTTGATCGAGAACTCTTTTCCACCTGAGCAGACAATTCGAGATGTATACGATTTTTTACTTGACCTTGACAGAACTGAAATACTGCTGACTTATAAAGAAATTGCAGCACGAACCGGAACCCATGAAATGCAAGTTGGTTCAGCAGTTAAAGCCTTAGAAAAACAAAACATTTTAAAAAGAATGACAAAAAGCTATGTTACTTTTCAGGCAGATATTATTGTTAGTAATGAGCGCGCATTAAGTACAACCAAACGGGCACCTTTGCAGCACAAGCTTATAAACTACTTTATAAGTAAACAGGATAATGTGTTTGAGTTGAATGAAACTCTGGCCTTTTTGGAGATAACCCAGGAACAGTTTTCCGGCACAATGCACAATCTTGAAAATAAAAGTTTAATTTTGTATCAACCTCCGTTTCGCGGACGAGGCATTGAAATTACCTCTAAAAAAGTGGCCTGGGAAAAAATTGGCATTGACTGGCCTGCTTATCAAAAACAGATGGATTTGCAATACAAAAAACTGGACGATATTGAAAATTATGCAAGCAGCCTGAGTTGTCGGCGTACCTATATTTTAGAATACTTTGGCGAAAAGCATTCCGATAATAATTGTAATGGTTGCGATATTTGCCTGGATTGGAAATCTCCCGAAGCTGGAGAAAGAGGATCTGATAAAACCGCTGATCCAATCAAAACGATTGTGCATTGCGTTTGGGAATATGATGGTAAATTTGGCATTACAACCATTGCCAACATCCTCAAAGGAAACAGCGAAGACCGTTTTTCTAAACGCCGGATTGACGAATCAATTTATTTTGGGGCAATCCAATCCCGTGAAATAAAGGATATTATCCGCATGATTTATGTTGCCATAAAAAATAAGTATATCCGAAAACAAGGGAATGATTACCCTGTCCTTTCTGTTTCAAATAGTGGCATTTCTTTTCTAAGAAAATAA